GATGGAACAACAAAAATCAAACCTAACAAAAGGAGAAGAACCGACGAATTTTTAATCCAATCCTTTTGGAAAATCATCCAGAGTATTTCAAAGAGGACATAGCTTGTTAGGAGGGCGATCGGGAAATGAACAAGCATTGGATGAAGTGGCATAGTTTTAACCTTTTTTAGTTTGTAATTTAAGATATAAAGCATTAGAAAAACATTAAAACGAGATTAGAGTTTATTAATTAAGCGCAGAAAACTTGCTTGTAAATTTTGACGGAATTAACTTTGTTATGGTTACACGATAAACAAATAAAATTTAAAGTTGCTATGAAATTGCTTTTGATTGAAGACGAGAAAGATTTGACCAGAACGCTAAAAAAGGGGCTTAAAGAGGCAGGTTATAATGTTGATGTGGCATATGATGGCGAATCTGGCGTTTTTATGGCAGTTTCTGGCGAATATGATTGTGTAATTCTTGATTTCAAATTGCCAAAAAAGGACGGGCTTGAAGTTTGCAGGGAAATAAGAAGAAATAAGATCTCAACTCCGATTTTGATGCTTACCGTTGTTGATGCGGTTGATATGAAAGTTAAATGTTTGGATGCCGGGGCTGATGATTATCTCACAAAACCATTTTCATTTTCGGAGCTCCTTGCGAGGATAAGGGCTTTGACGAGGCGTGCGAAAACAGCGTCATCATCAATTCAAATTGCCGACCTTGTCATCAATCCCATAAGCAGAACCGTAATGAGAGGAGGCAAGAAAATTTATCTTTCTCCAAAGGAATATGATCTACTTTATTATCTTGCGATAAATCAAAACAAGGTGCTGACACGTATGGAGATAGCTGAAAATGTCTGGGGGATAAATTTTGACACCGGGACGAACTATATTGATGTTTATATCAATTACTTGCGAAATAAAATTGACAAGGGATTTGATAAAAAACTGATTCATACTGTTCGTGGCGTTGGCTATGTTTTAAAGGTGGAATAAAATTTTAAATTGAAATGAACTACAAATCGTTAAAATTTAGGCTTAACTTGTGGTATCTTCTTGTTTTTGTCCTTGCGGTTTTGATATCTGAGATTGGAATTTATATATATCTTGACAGGTCACTTCATAAAGAACTTGACATCTTGCTGATGAAGGAAGCGGAGGAACTTACAGGTAAGATAAAGTTTGATGGTGGAAGTTTTATATTTGTTGATTCAACTGAGTTTTATGAGGCGGAACATTTTCACTTGAATGAGGCATCGGTCTTTTTCAGGGTGTTGGATGAAAATTTAAATGTTGTTGCTGTATCTGAAAATTTGAAGAAATGGAATTTTCAAATACCCAAGCCGAGCAAAGAAAAGCTTGGTCGTGCGGATGAAATTACAATAAATGGGGAAAGATTACGAATTTTTTATCATCCTATTTATTCGGAGGGCAAATTTCGGGGGGTTGTGGAGACATCAAAGTTTGAGGGAACTGTGCAGACGGCGATGGGACTTTTAAGAACTTCGCTTATCCTTGCTGTTGTGCTTGCATTTATCATTGCATCGTATGGTGGGAATTTGATTGTTTCAAAGTTAATAAGTCCGCTTGAACAGGTGATAGAAAAAGCTGATAAGATAACGGCTGAAAATTTAACTGAAAGAATTGAGTTGAAAGATGGAAAATATCCAGATGAAATTATAAAGCTTGTGAATGCGATCAACAGATTACTTGAGAGATTGGAAAAATCATTCAGGCAAATATCTCAATTCACATCCGATGTCGCCCACGAGCTTTTAACACCGCTCTCTGTTATAAAAGACGAGGTTGAAATAACATTG
This genomic interval from Candidatus Kryptobacter tengchongensis contains the following:
- a CDS encoding heavy metal sensor kinase; this translates as MNYKSLKFRLNLWYLLVFVLAVLISEIGIYIYLDRSLHKELDILLMKEAEELTGKIKFDGGSFIFVDSTEFYEAEHFHLNEASVFFRVLDENLNVVAVSENLKKWNFQIPKPSKEKLGRADEITINGERLRIFYHPIYSEGKFRGVVETSKFEGTVQTAMGLLRTSLILAVVLAFIIASYGGNLIVSKLISPLEQVIEKADKITAENLTERIELKDGKYPDEIIKLVNAINRLLERLEKSFRQISQFTSDVAHELLTPLSVIKDEVEITLMKKRRLSEYINTLNLIQKQTDRTISIIKSMLYLAKADAGIVRANTQKVYLNDLIRELILTFNLKAKQKNVKLKFYCNSDVVINTDEKLLFEALRNIIDNAIEYTGSGGKVEVTCERIDDKVKITVSDTGIGISEDELPYIFDRFYRGKNAFEINPSGTGLGLSLTKAIIEILSGQIKVSSQLGKGTEFVIYLPEKL
- a CDS encoding two component transcriptional regulator, winged helix family, with the protein product MKLLLIEDEKDLTRTLKKGLKEAGYNVDVAYDGESGVFMAVSGEYDCVILDFKLPKKDGLEVCREIRRNKISTPILMLTVVDAVDMKVKCLDAGADDYLTKPFSFSELLARIRALTRRAKTASSSIQIADLVINPISRTVMRGGKKIYLSPKEYDLLYYLAINQNKVLTRMEIAENVWGINFDTGTNYIDVYINYLRNKIDKGFDKKLIHTVRGVGYVLKVE